From the genome of Miscanthus floridulus cultivar M001 chromosome 10, ASM1932011v1, whole genome shotgun sequence, one region includes:
- the LOC136485907 gene encoding tropinone reductase homolog At1g07440-like has translation MVAARMSRAARWNLAGATALVTGGSKGIGHAIVEELAGFGALVHTCSRNAAELEECRRRWEEKGLQVTVSVCHVSVRGDREDLMATVRATSGGRLDILVNNAGQSMFKDTLECTGEDYSRIMATNLESCFHLSQLAHPLLAAAGGGSVVNISSIAGFIGLPALAVYSMTKGAMNQLTRSLATEWASDSIRVNCVAPGGIRTDISSDKTIDPELVKKEMARLPMGRIGEPEEVASMVAFLCMPAASYMTGQVICIDGGHTIA, from the exons atggtggCTGCGCGCATGAGCAGGGCGGCGCGGTGGAACCTCGCCGGTGCGACGGCGCTCGTCACCGGCGGCAGCAAGGGCATAGG GCACGCGATCGTTGAGGAGCTAGCGGGGTTCGGCGCGCTGGTGCACACGTGCTCACGGAACGCGGCGGAGCTGGAGGAGTGCCGCCGGCGGTGGGAGGAGAAGGGGCTGCAGGTCACCGTCTCCGTCTGCCACGTGTCCGTGCGTGGCGACCGGGAGGACCTCATGGCAACCGTGAGGGCCACCTCCGGCGGCAGGCTCGACATCCTCGTGAACAACGCGGGGCAGTCGATGTTCAAGGACACGCTGGAGTGCACCGGCGAGGACTACTCGAGGATCATGGCGACCAACCTCGAGTCGTGCTTCCACCTCAGCCAGCTCGCGCACccactcctcgccgccgccggcggtggTAGCGTTGTTAACATCTCCTCCATCGCTGGCTTCATCGGGCTCCCGGCGCTCGCCGTTTACTCCATGACCAAGGGCGCCATGAACCAGCTCACTCGGAGCCTCGCCACGGAGTGGGCCAGCGACAGCATCCGCGTCAACTGCGTCGCGCCTGGGGGCATCAGGACTGACATCAGCAGTGAT AAGACGATAGACCCGGAGCTGGTGAAGAAGGAGATGGCGCGGCTGCCCATGGGGAGGATCGGCGAGCCGGAGGAGGTGGCGTCCATGGTGGCATTTCTCTGCATGCCGGCGGCTTCCTACATGACCGGCCAAGTCATCTGCATCGACGGCGGCCACACCATAGCTTAG
- the LOC136487441 gene encoding uncharacterized protein yields the protein MAALQATVERMEAEREAERVERERERAQREAERAEWEVLRAQRAAEAQRMQDMFSFMSSLSTTLPGVVVPHSLLAPVVPPTPLALGTPSSGSNPTPSPQHTHPGWTGPPPHGGAPSGSHWDQWQ from the exons atggcggcactccag gccactgtggagaggatggaggccgagagggaggccgagagggtcgagagggagagggagagggcccagagggaggccgagagggccgagtgggaggtcctgagggcccagagggcggccgaggcgcagaggatgcaggacatgttctcattcatgtcgagcctcagcaccactctcccgggtgtggtggtgccccattcgctgctcgctccagttgtgcctcctactcctctggctctaggcactccg tcgtcgggttcgaacccgactccttcgcctcagcacacacaccccggctggacaggtccaccaccgcacggaggtgccccttcaggctcccattgggatcagtggcagtag